One window from the genome of Malus domestica chromosome 01, GDT2T_hap1 encodes:
- the LOC103422052 gene encoding serine/threonine-protein kinase SAPK2-like — translation MERYEIVKDIGSGNFGVAKLVKDKWSGELFAIKFIERGQKIDEHVQREIMNHRSLKHPNIIRFKEVLLTPNDLAIVMEYAAGGELFERICNAGRFSEDEARYFFQQLISGVSYCHSMQICHRDLKLENTLLDGSSAPRLKICDFGYSKSSVLHSQPKSTVGTPAYIAPEVLSRKGYDGKIADVWSCGVTLYVMLVGAYPFEDPEDPRNFRKTLQRILSVHYSIPAYVRVSMECRHLLSRIFVANPEKRITIPEIKQHPWFLKNIPVEFMEEIGLPNNNQNYESSSQSNEEILAIIQEARKPAANGTKYGGHLLGSMDLDEIDDAEIDDIETSGDFVCAL, via the exons atGGAAAGGTATGAGATAGTGAAGGATATTGGGTCTGGGAATTTTGGGGTTGCGAAGCTGGTGAAGGACAAATGGAGTGGCGAGCTCTTTGCTATCAAGTTTATTGAGAGAGGCCAGAAG attgatgagcatgtACAGAGGGAGATTATGAACCACAGGTCCTTGAAGCATCCGAATATAATAAGATTTAAAGAG GTGTTGTTGACACCAAACGATTTAGCAATTGTGATGGAATATGCAGCTGGAGGTGAACTTTTCGAAAGAATATGCAATGCTGGTCGATTCAGTGAGGACGAAGCAAGATATTTCTTTCAACAGCTCATATCAGGAGTCAGCTATTGTCATTCAATG CAAATTTGCCACAGAGATCTTAAATTGGAGAACACTCTTCTGGATGGAAGCTCAGCCCCGCGTCTCAAAATTTGCGACTTTGGTTATTCCAAG TCATCTGTGTTGCATTCCCAACCGAAATCAACTGTTGGAACACCGGCATACATTGCACCGGAAGTCCTGTCAAGAAAAGGGTATGATGGCAAG ATTGCGGATGTTTGGTCATGTGGGGTTACCTTGTATGTCATGCTTGTTGGTGCTTATCCCTTTGAAGATCCAGAAGATCCAAGAAATTTCAGAAAAACACTTCAG AGGATTCTTAGTGTCCACTATTCAATTCCGGCCTATGTACGTGTTTCCATGGAATGCAGACATCTGCTTTCTCGAATCTTCGTTGCTAACCCGGAAAAG AGAATAACTATCCCGGAAATAAAGCAGCATCCGTGGTTTCTAAAAAACATCCCAGTAGAATTCATGGAAGAAATTGGCCTCCCAAACAATAACCAAAATTATGAATCATCATCCCAAAGCAATGAAGAAATATTGGCAATAATTCAAGAAGCTAGAAAACCTGCTGCGAACGGCACCAAATATGGGGGACATTTACTTGGGAGCATGGATCTTGATGAGATAGACGACGCTGAAATAGATGATATAGAGACAAGTGGTGATTTTGTTTGTGCGTTATGA